A genomic region of Antennarius striatus isolate MH-2024 chromosome 4, ASM4005453v1, whole genome shotgun sequence contains the following coding sequences:
- the ppp6r2b gene encoding serine/threonine-protein phosphatase 6 regulatory subunit 2 isoform X1, whose product MFWKFDLHTSSHLEALLDKEDVTLIELMDEEDVLQECKAQNRRLLLFLCQDQCMKELVRMITTEPPAGVEEIKRFKYPNIACELLTCDVGLINDKLGSQEPLLETLYTFLEQQSPLNPLLASFFSKTIGNLITRKTEQVLGFLRRKEGFLSLVLKHIDTSAMMDVLLRLISCVEPPPLRLETLIWLNEEKLAQRLIELIHPERDEERQSNASQTLCDIIRLSRDQANQLQEISQPDPLLTMLESQECVEQLLQNIFSGEIVESCIVNGIQVLLTLLEIRRPVSMVDGVMDAQGFERSYAVNSCILLAIQPHLIHFHQLLLEPPKQNPVLTTLGVLEEPLGNTRLHVARLVASLLYTSSASHAVVAQELCRLNTMDLLLDLFFKYTWNNFLHLQVELCVAAILRPCAHEMRLQPGLGAQEAFKPLQDASEEQPLAEDHSEPPVTPENSTHNLMVTHLFQHCHLVQRILEAWEENDKIQSEGGMRRGYMGHLTRIANTVVHNLEKGPVHTQISSLITELPVDYRGRWENFVDQTLSDTNRKNTIDLIGNGNPHPSSEDDMESPFPKELTLQQAFSDYQIQQMTANFVDQFGFNDEEFNDHDDSIGATFDRIAEININIDTGQDSANAAVFEACSKERIQPFDDDEEDIWEDKETNFATQAKSRNRFGGLRSSQSQATHKVHDATAASGTEASDRAVDSDSEEGEDQRDDLDPFLSQGQTEDVKCTGWIADFGEVNSKVPAAGVSFSSWDTPDSQTTTTEAEEKGWAKFPDFQPFCCSETGPRCSSPVNSEPSGSDGSKPNQNSCVWSVCVSRKAPLVASDSSSSSSSDSDEEEGKTESASSQTMTTETTTTGAGKETIQLTMDAKNETALFSSEADKAPAEGMSKNDKGKVNEKENKKMKKRGNSLSSATASPSNQPAAVAQKVQPAANGPA is encoded by the exons ATGTTTTGGAAGTTTGATTTACACACATCATCTCACCTGGAGGCGTTACTAGATAAGGAGGATGTCACGCTCATTGAGCTCATGGATGAGGAAGATGTGTTGCAGGAGTGTAAAGCCCAGAACAGGAG ACTCCTCCTGTTCCTGTGCCAGGACCAGTGCATGAAAGAGCTGGTCCGTATGATTACTACAGAGCCCCCTGCTGGTGTTGAGGAGATCAAGCGCTTCAA GTATCCAAATATAGCTTGTGAGCTGCTGACATGTGATGTAGGACTGATCAATGATAAGTTGGGTAGTCAGGAGCCTCTCCTGGAAACTCTGTATACCTTCCTGGAACAGCAGTCCCCACTTAACCCCCTCCTGGCATCTTTCTTCAGCAAGACAATAGGAAACCTCATCACACGAAAGACTGAACAG gTGCTTGGTTTCCTGCGACGAAAGGAGGGATTCCTCTCCTTGGTCTTGAAGCATATTGATACATCAGCCATGATGGATGTACTTTTAAGACTTATTAGCTGTGTGGAGCCACCGCCCCTCCGGCTTGAGACTCTAATT TGGCTGAATGAGGAGAAACTTGCACAGAGACTAATCGAGCTCATTCACCCTGAGAGGGATGAGGAG AGGCAGTCCAATGCATCTCAGACCTTGTGTGACATCATTCGTCTGAGCAGAGACCAGGCCAATCAGCTCCAAGAGATTTCACAACCGGATCCTTTGCTGACGATGCTGGAGTC GCAGGAGTGTGTGGAGCAGCTGTTGCAGAATATTTTCTCAGGAGAGATTGTTGAGAGCTGTATTGTAAATGGGATTCAGGTTCTTCTTACGTTGCTGGAAATAAGGAGGCCTGTATCAAT GGTGGATGGTGTGATGGATGCTCAGggatttgagagaagttatgcTGTTAATAGCTGCATTTTGCTGGCTATCCAACCACATCTGATACACTTCCACCAACTACTTCTGGAACCGCCCAAG CAAAATCCCGTGCTGACTACTCTGGGTGTGCTGGAGGAACCATTAGGGAACACACGTCTACACGTAGCCAGACTTGTGGCCTCTCTACTGTATACTAGCTCAGCTAGCCACGCCGTTGTTGCACAGGAACTGTGCAGACTCAACACGATGGACCTGCTTTTG GATTTGTTCTTTAAATACACATGGAACAACTTTTTGCACCTCCAAGTAGAGCTTTGTGTCGCTGCCATCCTCCGGCCTTGTGCCCATGAAATGAGACTTCAGCCTGGCTTGGGAGCACAGGAAGCATTCAAGCCTCTTCAGGATGCTTCTGAAGAGCAGCCTTTGGCTGAAGATCACTCTGAACCTCCAGTCACCCCTGAAAACTCTACACATAATCTAATGGTGACTCAT TTGTTCCAGCATTGTCACCTTGTCCAGAGGATTCTAGAGGCTTGGGAAGAGAATGATAAAATACA GTCAGAGGGTGGAATGAGAAGAGGGTACATGGGACACCTGACTAGAATTGCCAACACAGTTGTTCACAACCTGGAGAAGGGTCCAGTTCACACACAGATCAGTAGCCTCAtcacag AGCTCCCAGTGGACTACAGGGGGCGCTGGGAAAACTTTGTAGACCAAACTTTGTCTGatacaaacaggaaaaacaccATAGACCTG ATCGGCAATGGAAATCCTCACCCATCCTCAGAAGATGACATGGAGAGCCCCTTCCCCAAAGAACTGACTCTACAGCAG GCTTTTTCAGACTACCAGATCCAGCAGATGACGGCTAACTTTGTGGATCAATTTGGCTTCAATGATGAGGAGTTTAATGACCATGATGACAGCATTGG AGCAACCTTTGACCGCATTGCAGAGATCAATATCAACATTGACACCGGACAGGACAGC GCTAATGCAGCTGTGTTTGAGGCTTGTTCCAAGGAGAGGATCCAACCCTTTGACGACGATGAAGAGGACATATGGGAGGATAAAGAGACCAACTTTGCAACACAAGCCAAGTCCCGTAACAG GTTTGGTGGTTTACGATCGTCTCAGAGCCAAGCAACCCATAAAGTTCACGATGCGACAGCAGCTTCTGGCACTGAGGCATCTGACAGAGCAGTAGATTCGGACTCTGAGGAGGGAGAGGATCAGAGAGATGACCTGGATCCTTTCTTGAGTCAGGGCCAGACTGAGGATGTAAAAT GCACTGGATGGATCGCTGACTTTGGGGAGGTGAACTCAAAGGTTCCTGCAGCAGGAGTGAGTTTTTCCAGCTGGGACACCCCAGATTCTCAAACAACTACCACAGAGGCAGAGGAGAAAGGATGGGCCAAATTCCCCGACTTCCAGCCTTTCTGTTG CTCAGAAACAGGCCCCAGATGCAGCTCGCCTGTGAACTCAGAGCCCAGTGGATCAGACGGCTCCAAACCGAACCAGAACT cctgtgtgtggagtgtgtgtgtttccagaaaAGCTCCACTGGTGGCATCAGACAGTTCTTCATCCAGCAGCTCAGACAGCGATGAAGAAGAAGGCAAGACAGAGTCTGCGAGCAGTCAGACGATGACGACAGAGACCACGACCACAGGAGCTGGGAAGGAGACGATTCAGCTCACCATGGATGCCAAAAACGAGACGGCATTGTTcagcag TGAAGCAGATAAGGCGCCAGCAGAGGGAATGTCCAAAAATGACAAAGGGAAAGTcaatgagaaagaaaataaaaagatgaagaaacgtggaaacagCCTCAGTTCAGCTACCGCCAGTCCATCCAACCAGCCAGCTGCTGTCGCtca AAAGGTACAGCCTGCGGCCAATGGACCGGCTTAA
- the ppp6r2b gene encoding serine/threonine-protein phosphatase 6 regulatory subunit 2 isoform X3 yields the protein MFWKFDLHTSSHLEALLDKEDVTLIELMDEEDVLQECKAQNRRLLLFLCQDQCMKELVRMITTEPPAGVEEIKRFKYPNIACELLTCDVGLINDKLGSQEPLLETLYTFLEQQSPLNPLLASFFSKTIGNLITRKTEQVLGFLRRKEGFLSLVLKHIDTSAMMDVLLRLISCVEPPPLRLETLIWLNEEKLAQRLIELIHPERDEERQSNASQTLCDIIRLSRDQANQLQEISQPDPLLTMLESQECVEQLLQNIFSGEIVESCIVNGIQVLLTLLEIRRPVSMVDGVMDAQGFERSYAVNSCILLAIQPHLIHFHQLLLEPPKQNPVLTTLGVLEEPLGNTRLHVARLVASLLYTSSASHAVVAQELCRLNTMDLLLDLFFKYTWNNFLHLQVELCVAAILRPCAHEMRLQPGLGAQEAFKPLQDASEEQPLAEDHSEPPVTPENSTHNLMVTHLFQHCHLVQRILEAWEENDKIQSEGGMRRGYMGHLTRIANTVVHNLEKGPVHTQISSLITELPVDYRGRWENFVDQTLSDTNRKNTIDLIGNGNPHPSSEDDMESPFPKELTLQQAFSDYQIQQMTANFVDQFGFNDEEFNDHDDSIGATFDRIAEININIDTGQDSANAAVFEACSKERIQPFDDDEEDIWEDKETNFATQAKSRNRFGGLRSSQSQATHKVHDATAASGTEASDRAVDSDSEEGEDQRDDLDPFLSQGQTEDVKCTGWIADFGEVNSKVPAAGVSFSSWDTPDSQTTTTEAEEKGWAKFPDFQPFCCSETGPRCSSPVNSEPSGSDGSKPNQNSCVWSVCVSRKAPLVASDSSSSSSSDSDEEEGKTESASSQTMTTETTTTGAGKETIQLTMDAKNETALFSSR from the exons ATGTTTTGGAAGTTTGATTTACACACATCATCTCACCTGGAGGCGTTACTAGATAAGGAGGATGTCACGCTCATTGAGCTCATGGATGAGGAAGATGTGTTGCAGGAGTGTAAAGCCCAGAACAGGAG ACTCCTCCTGTTCCTGTGCCAGGACCAGTGCATGAAAGAGCTGGTCCGTATGATTACTACAGAGCCCCCTGCTGGTGTTGAGGAGATCAAGCGCTTCAA GTATCCAAATATAGCTTGTGAGCTGCTGACATGTGATGTAGGACTGATCAATGATAAGTTGGGTAGTCAGGAGCCTCTCCTGGAAACTCTGTATACCTTCCTGGAACAGCAGTCCCCACTTAACCCCCTCCTGGCATCTTTCTTCAGCAAGACAATAGGAAACCTCATCACACGAAAGACTGAACAG gTGCTTGGTTTCCTGCGACGAAAGGAGGGATTCCTCTCCTTGGTCTTGAAGCATATTGATACATCAGCCATGATGGATGTACTTTTAAGACTTATTAGCTGTGTGGAGCCACCGCCCCTCCGGCTTGAGACTCTAATT TGGCTGAATGAGGAGAAACTTGCACAGAGACTAATCGAGCTCATTCACCCTGAGAGGGATGAGGAG AGGCAGTCCAATGCATCTCAGACCTTGTGTGACATCATTCGTCTGAGCAGAGACCAGGCCAATCAGCTCCAAGAGATTTCACAACCGGATCCTTTGCTGACGATGCTGGAGTC GCAGGAGTGTGTGGAGCAGCTGTTGCAGAATATTTTCTCAGGAGAGATTGTTGAGAGCTGTATTGTAAATGGGATTCAGGTTCTTCTTACGTTGCTGGAAATAAGGAGGCCTGTATCAAT GGTGGATGGTGTGATGGATGCTCAGggatttgagagaagttatgcTGTTAATAGCTGCATTTTGCTGGCTATCCAACCACATCTGATACACTTCCACCAACTACTTCTGGAACCGCCCAAG CAAAATCCCGTGCTGACTACTCTGGGTGTGCTGGAGGAACCATTAGGGAACACACGTCTACACGTAGCCAGACTTGTGGCCTCTCTACTGTATACTAGCTCAGCTAGCCACGCCGTTGTTGCACAGGAACTGTGCAGACTCAACACGATGGACCTGCTTTTG GATTTGTTCTTTAAATACACATGGAACAACTTTTTGCACCTCCAAGTAGAGCTTTGTGTCGCTGCCATCCTCCGGCCTTGTGCCCATGAAATGAGACTTCAGCCTGGCTTGGGAGCACAGGAAGCATTCAAGCCTCTTCAGGATGCTTCTGAAGAGCAGCCTTTGGCTGAAGATCACTCTGAACCTCCAGTCACCCCTGAAAACTCTACACATAATCTAATGGTGACTCAT TTGTTCCAGCATTGTCACCTTGTCCAGAGGATTCTAGAGGCTTGGGAAGAGAATGATAAAATACA GTCAGAGGGTGGAATGAGAAGAGGGTACATGGGACACCTGACTAGAATTGCCAACACAGTTGTTCACAACCTGGAGAAGGGTCCAGTTCACACACAGATCAGTAGCCTCAtcacag AGCTCCCAGTGGACTACAGGGGGCGCTGGGAAAACTTTGTAGACCAAACTTTGTCTGatacaaacaggaaaaacaccATAGACCTG ATCGGCAATGGAAATCCTCACCCATCCTCAGAAGATGACATGGAGAGCCCCTTCCCCAAAGAACTGACTCTACAGCAG GCTTTTTCAGACTACCAGATCCAGCAGATGACGGCTAACTTTGTGGATCAATTTGGCTTCAATGATGAGGAGTTTAATGACCATGATGACAGCATTGG AGCAACCTTTGACCGCATTGCAGAGATCAATATCAACATTGACACCGGACAGGACAGC GCTAATGCAGCTGTGTTTGAGGCTTGTTCCAAGGAGAGGATCCAACCCTTTGACGACGATGAAGAGGACATATGGGAGGATAAAGAGACCAACTTTGCAACACAAGCCAAGTCCCGTAACAG GTTTGGTGGTTTACGATCGTCTCAGAGCCAAGCAACCCATAAAGTTCACGATGCGACAGCAGCTTCTGGCACTGAGGCATCTGACAGAGCAGTAGATTCGGACTCTGAGGAGGGAGAGGATCAGAGAGATGACCTGGATCCTTTCTTGAGTCAGGGCCAGACTGAGGATGTAAAAT GCACTGGATGGATCGCTGACTTTGGGGAGGTGAACTCAAAGGTTCCTGCAGCAGGAGTGAGTTTTTCCAGCTGGGACACCCCAGATTCTCAAACAACTACCACAGAGGCAGAGGAGAAAGGATGGGCCAAATTCCCCGACTTCCAGCCTTTCTGTTG CTCAGAAACAGGCCCCAGATGCAGCTCGCCTGTGAACTCAGAGCCCAGTGGATCAGACGGCTCCAAACCGAACCAGAACT cctgtgtgtggagtgtgtgtgtttccagaaaAGCTCCACTGGTGGCATCAGACAGTTCTTCATCCAGCAGCTCAGACAGCGATGAAGAAGAAGGCAAGACAGAGTCTGCGAGCAGTCAGACGATGACGACAGAGACCACGACCACAGGAGCTGGGAAGGAGACGATTCAGCTCACCATGGATGCCAAAAACGAGACGGCATTGTTcagcag CAGATAA
- the ppp6r2b gene encoding serine/threonine-protein phosphatase 6 regulatory subunit 2 isoform X2 — MFWKFDLHTSSHLEALLDKEDVTLIELMDEEDVLQECKAQNRRLLLFLCQDQCMKELVRMITTEPPAGVEEIKRFKYPNIACELLTCDVGLINDKLGSQEPLLETLYTFLEQQSPLNPLLASFFSKTIGNLITRKTEQVLGFLRRKEGFLSLVLKHIDTSAMMDVLLRLISCVEPPPLRLETLIWLNEEKLAQRLIELIHPERDEERQSNASQTLCDIIRLSRDQANQLQEISQPDPLLTMLESQECVEQLLQNIFSGEIVESCIVNGIQVLLTLLEIRRPVSMVDGVMDAQGFERSYAVNSCILLAIQPHLIHFHQLLLEPPKQNPVLTTLGVLEEPLGNTRLHVARLVASLLYTSSASHAVVAQELCRLNTMDLLLDLFFKYTWNNFLHLQVELCVAAILRPCAHEMRLQPGLGAQEAFKPLQDASEEQPLAEDHSEPPVTPENSTHNLMVTHLFQHCHLVQRILEAWEENDKIQSEGGMRRGYMGHLTRIANTVVHNLEKGPVHTQISSLITELPVDYRGRWENFVDQTLSDTNRKNTIDLIGNGNPHPSSEDDMESPFPKELTLQQAFSDYQIQQMTANFVDQFGFNDEEFNDHDDSIGATFDRIAEININIDTGQDSANAAVFEACSKERIQPFDDDEEDIWEDKETNFATQAKSRNRFGGLRSSQSQATHKVHDATAASGTEASDRAVDSDSEEGEDQRDDLDPFLSQGQTEDVKCTGWIADFGEVNSKVPAAGVSFSSWDTPDSQTTTTEAEEKGWAKFPDFQPFCCSETGPRCSSPVNSEPSGSDGSKPNQNSCVWSVCVSRKAPLVASDSSSSSSSDSDEEEGKTESASSQTMTTETTTTGAGKETIQLTMDAKNETALFSRIFRPAVRRYVGPEVPCFGVWNVLFCFISCTDGFDRPSKQMCCIYLFIFCSLVALNRM, encoded by the exons ATGTTTTGGAAGTTTGATTTACACACATCATCTCACCTGGAGGCGTTACTAGATAAGGAGGATGTCACGCTCATTGAGCTCATGGATGAGGAAGATGTGTTGCAGGAGTGTAAAGCCCAGAACAGGAG ACTCCTCCTGTTCCTGTGCCAGGACCAGTGCATGAAAGAGCTGGTCCGTATGATTACTACAGAGCCCCCTGCTGGTGTTGAGGAGATCAAGCGCTTCAA GTATCCAAATATAGCTTGTGAGCTGCTGACATGTGATGTAGGACTGATCAATGATAAGTTGGGTAGTCAGGAGCCTCTCCTGGAAACTCTGTATACCTTCCTGGAACAGCAGTCCCCACTTAACCCCCTCCTGGCATCTTTCTTCAGCAAGACAATAGGAAACCTCATCACACGAAAGACTGAACAG gTGCTTGGTTTCCTGCGACGAAAGGAGGGATTCCTCTCCTTGGTCTTGAAGCATATTGATACATCAGCCATGATGGATGTACTTTTAAGACTTATTAGCTGTGTGGAGCCACCGCCCCTCCGGCTTGAGACTCTAATT TGGCTGAATGAGGAGAAACTTGCACAGAGACTAATCGAGCTCATTCACCCTGAGAGGGATGAGGAG AGGCAGTCCAATGCATCTCAGACCTTGTGTGACATCATTCGTCTGAGCAGAGACCAGGCCAATCAGCTCCAAGAGATTTCACAACCGGATCCTTTGCTGACGATGCTGGAGTC GCAGGAGTGTGTGGAGCAGCTGTTGCAGAATATTTTCTCAGGAGAGATTGTTGAGAGCTGTATTGTAAATGGGATTCAGGTTCTTCTTACGTTGCTGGAAATAAGGAGGCCTGTATCAAT GGTGGATGGTGTGATGGATGCTCAGggatttgagagaagttatgcTGTTAATAGCTGCATTTTGCTGGCTATCCAACCACATCTGATACACTTCCACCAACTACTTCTGGAACCGCCCAAG CAAAATCCCGTGCTGACTACTCTGGGTGTGCTGGAGGAACCATTAGGGAACACACGTCTACACGTAGCCAGACTTGTGGCCTCTCTACTGTATACTAGCTCAGCTAGCCACGCCGTTGTTGCACAGGAACTGTGCAGACTCAACACGATGGACCTGCTTTTG GATTTGTTCTTTAAATACACATGGAACAACTTTTTGCACCTCCAAGTAGAGCTTTGTGTCGCTGCCATCCTCCGGCCTTGTGCCCATGAAATGAGACTTCAGCCTGGCTTGGGAGCACAGGAAGCATTCAAGCCTCTTCAGGATGCTTCTGAAGAGCAGCCTTTGGCTGAAGATCACTCTGAACCTCCAGTCACCCCTGAAAACTCTACACATAATCTAATGGTGACTCAT TTGTTCCAGCATTGTCACCTTGTCCAGAGGATTCTAGAGGCTTGGGAAGAGAATGATAAAATACA GTCAGAGGGTGGAATGAGAAGAGGGTACATGGGACACCTGACTAGAATTGCCAACACAGTTGTTCACAACCTGGAGAAGGGTCCAGTTCACACACAGATCAGTAGCCTCAtcacag AGCTCCCAGTGGACTACAGGGGGCGCTGGGAAAACTTTGTAGACCAAACTTTGTCTGatacaaacaggaaaaacaccATAGACCTG ATCGGCAATGGAAATCCTCACCCATCCTCAGAAGATGACATGGAGAGCCCCTTCCCCAAAGAACTGACTCTACAGCAG GCTTTTTCAGACTACCAGATCCAGCAGATGACGGCTAACTTTGTGGATCAATTTGGCTTCAATGATGAGGAGTTTAATGACCATGATGACAGCATTGG AGCAACCTTTGACCGCATTGCAGAGATCAATATCAACATTGACACCGGACAGGACAGC GCTAATGCAGCTGTGTTTGAGGCTTGTTCCAAGGAGAGGATCCAACCCTTTGACGACGATGAAGAGGACATATGGGAGGATAAAGAGACCAACTTTGCAACACAAGCCAAGTCCCGTAACAG GTTTGGTGGTTTACGATCGTCTCAGAGCCAAGCAACCCATAAAGTTCACGATGCGACAGCAGCTTCTGGCACTGAGGCATCTGACAGAGCAGTAGATTCGGACTCTGAGGAGGGAGAGGATCAGAGAGATGACCTGGATCCTTTCTTGAGTCAGGGCCAGACTGAGGATGTAAAAT GCACTGGATGGATCGCTGACTTTGGGGAGGTGAACTCAAAGGTTCCTGCAGCAGGAGTGAGTTTTTCCAGCTGGGACACCCCAGATTCTCAAACAACTACCACAGAGGCAGAGGAGAAAGGATGGGCCAAATTCCCCGACTTCCAGCCTTTCTGTTG CTCAGAAACAGGCCCCAGATGCAGCTCGCCTGTGAACTCAGAGCCCAGTGGATCAGACGGCTCCAAACCGAACCAGAACT cctgtgtgtggagtgtgtgtgtttccagaaaAGCTCCACTGGTGGCATCAGACAGTTCTTCATCCAGCAGCTCAGACAGCGATGAAGAAGAAGGCAAGACAGAGTCTGCGAGCAGTCAGACGATGACGACAGAGACCACGACCACAGGAGCTGGGAAGGAGACGATTCAGCTCACCATGGATGCCAAAAACGAGACGGCATTGTTcagcag AATATTCAGACCAGCAGTCAGACGGTATGTTGGCCCTGAGGTCCCCTGCTTTGGAGTgtggaatgttttgttttgtttcataagTTGTACTGATGGTTTTGACAGGCCATCAAAACAAATGTGCtgcatttacttatttattttttgttcgcTTGTTGCACTTAACAGGATGTGA